One Novosphingobium sp. EMRT-2 DNA segment encodes these proteins:
- a CDS encoding hybrid sensor histidine kinase/response regulator, translated as MTPGTAAASDRDLTASPQRAVLVEQVRLIYGVLGRSSWSTLALSLFVAWVLRQLGTPIAIWLVAQTLLKLSEQIEIRWFIRDEAITAHPERMVRRLMVTQSLHAAGWGALLWIAAAEAQPDQFIFVVMAIGGVLSGGITSYSPLPRVHLAYICTFIVVELVSFVALWLTAGSNPYFTYMPLLMIIYCLGTYSNTTVAGQTYQRTIELSFRNAELARSLEREVERARRAQAEADEANAAKSTFLASASHDLRQPIHALGLFLALLDRSRLDDVQRDTMNQALAALRASSEMLDALLDFSRAEAGVIVPQWQSFAIGPILRQIEEETGSTADDRQLFYRTRDSDLWVRSDPTLVKLILQNFVTNAIRYTVTGGLLVGCRRRGTVVRVEVWDTGIGIPKDHHEAIFADFLQLSNPERDRRKGLGLGLAIARRLADLIGARITLSSKPGQGSVFGLELPASVATPPLETQPQPAVVPAFKRSGDRVLILEDDEAVRQGLCALLADAGFDAVGCETIAEACAAARREAPDLAICDFRLRNGENGIEAARRLRALAGQELPVLLITGDTHPTRLAEAARADLTVLHKPVPADLLLKAIGNSMTVPLAEHAAAEDG; from the coding sequence GTGACGCCAGGCACCGCTGCAGCTTCGGACCGGGACCTGACGGCTTCCCCGCAACGTGCGGTGCTCGTCGAACAGGTGCGCCTGATCTACGGCGTGCTCGGCCGCTCGTCATGGTCCACCTTGGCGCTATCGCTGTTCGTCGCCTGGGTGCTGCGCCAGCTGGGAACGCCGATCGCGATCTGGCTGGTCGCGCAGACGCTGCTCAAGCTAAGCGAGCAGATCGAGATTCGCTGGTTCATTCGTGACGAGGCGATCACCGCGCATCCCGAGCGAATGGTGCGGCGGCTGATGGTGACCCAGTCTCTCCACGCCGCGGGATGGGGTGCGCTGCTGTGGATTGCCGCGGCCGAGGCGCAGCCCGACCAGTTCATATTCGTGGTCATGGCGATCGGTGGAGTGCTGAGCGGCGGCATCACCTCGTACAGCCCGCTGCCGCGCGTGCACCTGGCCTACATCTGCACGTTCATCGTGGTCGAACTGGTGTCGTTCGTGGCTCTGTGGCTGACGGCGGGCAGCAATCCTTACTTTACCTACATGCCGCTGCTGATGATCATCTATTGCCTTGGCACTTATTCCAATACCACGGTGGCGGGGCAAACCTACCAGCGCACCATCGAACTGAGTTTCCGCAACGCGGAACTTGCCCGCAGCCTCGAGCGCGAGGTGGAGCGTGCCCGGCGTGCGCAGGCCGAGGCGGACGAAGCCAATGCGGCCAAATCGACCTTCCTGGCTTCCGCCAGCCATGACCTGCGCCAGCCGATTCACGCGCTCGGCCTGTTCCTCGCCTTGCTCGATCGCAGCAGGCTTGACGACGTGCAACGCGACACGATGAATCAGGCTCTTGCCGCCCTGCGCGCGTCATCCGAGATGCTCGACGCCTTGCTCGATTTCTCGCGCGCCGAAGCGGGCGTGATTGTCCCGCAATGGCAGTCCTTTGCCATCGGCCCGATCCTGCGCCAAATCGAGGAGGAGACGGGCAGCACGGCGGACGATCGGCAGTTGTTTTACCGGACGCGCGACAGCGATCTGTGGGTCCGGTCCGACCCGACCCTGGTCAAACTGATCCTGCAAAATTTCGTGACCAACGCGATCCGCTACACGGTCACCGGAGGCCTGCTCGTCGGTTGCCGCCGGCGCGGCACGGTGGTGCGCGTTGAGGTGTGGGACACCGGCATCGGCATTCCCAAGGATCACCACGAGGCCATTTTTGCTGACTTTCTGCAATTGTCGAACCCGGAGCGTGATCGTCGCAAAGGTCTCGGATTGGGCCTTGCCATCGCGCGCCGGCTCGCAGACCTGATCGGTGCACGGATTACGCTCAGCTCGAAGCCTGGTCAGGGAAGCGTGTTCGGACTCGAGCTTCCGGCGAGTGTGGCGACGCCCCCTCTCGAAACGCAGCCCCAGCCGGCAGTAGTGCCTGCGTTCAAGCGCTCGGGTGACCGCGTGTTGATTCTGGAGGATGACGAGGCAGTGCGCCAAGGCTTGTGCGCCCTGCTTGCCGATGCCGGCTTCGATGCGGTGGGCTGTGAAACCATTGCGGAAGCCTGTGCGGCAGCGCGGCGAGAAGCGCCCGATCTTGCTATCTGCGATTTCCGGCTGCGTAATGGCGAAAACGGGATAGAGGCCGCGCGCCGGCTCCGCGCTCTAGCGGGCCAGGAACTCCCGGTTCTATTGATTACCGGCGACACCCACCCCACGCGTCTCGCCGAGGCGGCACGCGCTGATTTGACCGTGCTGCACAAGCCGGTGCCCGCCGATTTGCTGCTCAAAGCGATCGGCAATTCAATGACGGTTCCTCTTGCAGAGCATGCGGCAGCCGAAGACGGATAG
- a CDS encoding response regulator transcription factor encodes MELIIRQSFPGARFASFAALGTALEWNGAIPDVVLLDINLQGISGIEAVPMLRLRWPGCRIVFVTSEQDQTVLARAMASGVEALVAKSESPERLVSVLRRQLPGIQHEPTGSPDFSPRQVEVLKLLSEGQSNKAIGRTLGLSEFTVRGHVQLILKSLGVTNRTAAVFRAREVGLL; translated from the coding sequence GTGGAACTGATCATCCGGCAAAGCTTTCCCGGCGCGCGGTTCGCTTCGTTCGCGGCTCTCGGGACGGCGCTGGAATGGAATGGGGCGATTCCCGACGTCGTACTGCTTGATATCAATCTGCAAGGCATAAGCGGCATCGAAGCCGTCCCTATGCTGCGACTGCGGTGGCCCGGCTGCCGCATCGTGTTCGTCACCTCTGAGCAGGACCAGACGGTGCTGGCGCGCGCCATGGCCAGCGGCGTCGAGGCACTGGTCGCCAAATCCGAATCGCCCGAACGCCTTGTCTCGGTCCTGCGGCGGCAGCTGCCTGGGATCCAGCACGAGCCCACCGGCTCGCCGGACTTCAGCCCGCGCCAGGTCGAAGTGCTGAAACTGCTGAGCGAAGGCCAGTCGAACAAGGCGATCGGCCGGACCCTGGGCCTTTCCGAATTCACCGTGCGCGGGCATGTCCAACTGATCCTGAAATCGCTTGGCGTAACCAACCGCACTGCCGCGGTGTTCCGCGCGCGTGAGGTGGGCTTGTTGTGA
- a CDS encoding ShlB/FhaC/HecB family hemolysin secretion/activation protein, whose amino-acid sequence MKIGNCGPLGSLGLALALHAGLGAEPAAAQAAPPSPPVDATRQGEVLQRQQQEQIQQDVTRILTSPQPQTVIEVPTHEKAVASQGSCREITAIEFEHSPLLDEGRRRELTAPYIGRCLGLGDVENLLSDITRFYIEKSRPTTRVYIKPQSLQQGVLVLDVVEGKVEKVVLDDKAKGTINMSGAFGNVANKAFNLRVFEQGLDQINRLASNHATLDILPGSQPGYSVVRISNRVGSRLHVSGSYDNTGQPSTGRNQATGTVILDNVLGINDLISYSRRQTVFPGGPNRDSRSNSVLFSVPRNALTLSGGYNDSDYTSQTVTGGGTVFVLTGHNATAFGRADLQIYRDSHNKVELSAQITNKRNRNYINGIYLPVSSRVLTVLEFDANWSILMGRGSLKLGLGAVKGLKALGALDDAVAQTGPGGPRAQFTKLTAHAYYSSALSAGRTTLIFSSEVEAQYAFDPLYSSEQMVIGSPFTVRGFLVGSLVADRGAFLQNDLTALLPVQIGPLHGQIRPHLGLDGGFVGSASPGGPSGTIAGVSGGVGVSAGPVNLDFTASRAIARGPLPDEGTLAFVRASLSF is encoded by the coding sequence ATGAAGATCGGGAATTGCGGGCCGTTGGGTTCGCTCGGGCTGGCTCTGGCGTTGCACGCGGGCCTTGGTGCGGAACCAGCGGCGGCCCAAGCGGCGCCGCCGTCGCCGCCTGTGGATGCGACAAGGCAGGGCGAGGTCCTTCAGCGCCAGCAGCAGGAACAGATCCAGCAGGATGTTACCCGCATCCTGACCAGCCCGCAGCCGCAGACCGTGATCGAGGTGCCGACCCACGAAAAGGCGGTCGCCAGCCAAGGCTCCTGCCGCGAGATCACGGCGATCGAATTCGAACATAGTCCGCTGCTGGACGAAGGCCGCCGCCGCGAACTCACCGCGCCCTATATCGGCCGCTGTCTCGGGCTTGGCGACGTCGAGAACCTGCTGTCCGACATCACCCGCTTCTACATCGAGAAGAGCCGGCCGACGACGCGGGTCTACATCAAGCCGCAAAGCCTGCAGCAGGGCGTGCTTGTGCTCGACGTGGTGGAGGGCAAGGTCGAGAAGGTCGTGCTGGACGACAAGGCCAAGGGCACGATCAATATGTCCGGCGCCTTCGGAAACGTGGCCAACAAGGCCTTCAACCTGCGCGTGTTCGAACAGGGGCTCGACCAGATCAACCGCCTCGCCTCGAACCATGCGACGCTCGACATCCTGCCGGGATCCCAGCCCGGCTACAGCGTGGTGCGCATATCCAACCGCGTGGGATCGCGACTCCACGTCAGCGGATCCTACGACAACACCGGACAGCCTTCCACCGGCCGCAACCAGGCTACCGGGACGGTCATCCTGGACAATGTGCTCGGGATCAACGACCTGATCAGCTATTCACGCCGGCAGACCGTGTTCCCGGGTGGACCGAACCGCGATTCCCGCTCGAACAGCGTGCTGTTCTCGGTGCCGCGCAACGCCCTGACGCTGAGCGGGGGCTACAACGATTCGGACTATACCTCGCAGACGGTGACCGGCGGGGGCACGGTGTTCGTGCTGACCGGGCACAACGCCACCGCCTTCGGCCGCGCCGACCTCCAGATATACCGTGACAGCCACAACAAGGTGGAACTGTCCGCGCAAATCACCAACAAGCGCAACCGCAACTACATAAACGGCATCTATCTGCCGGTCAGCTCGCGCGTGCTCACCGTGCTCGAATTCGATGCCAACTGGTCTATCCTGATGGGACGCGGCTCGCTGAAGCTCGGCCTGGGCGCGGTCAAAGGGCTGAAGGCGCTTGGCGCGCTGGATGACGCCGTTGCGCAGACCGGGCCGGGAGGCCCGCGTGCGCAGTTCACCAAGCTGACCGCGCATGCCTACTACTCGTCCGCGCTTTCCGCGGGCCGCACCACCCTGATCTTCTCGAGCGAGGTGGAAGCGCAATACGCGTTCGATCCGCTCTACAGCAGCGAGCAGATGGTGATCGGATCACCGTTCACGGTCCGCGGCTTTCTCGTCGGCAGTCTCGTGGCCGATCGCGGCGCCTTCCTGCAAAATGACCTGACGGCGCTGCTGCCCGTGCAGATCGGCCCGCTGCATGGGCAGATCCGTCCGCACCTGGGGCTCGATGGTGGCTTTGTTGGCTCGGCGTCGCCGGGCGGACCGAGTGGCACCATCGCCGGCGTCTCCGGCGGGGTCGGCGTCAGCGCCGGGCCGGTCAATCTCGATTTCACCGCGTCGCGCGCGATCGCTCGCGGCCCGCTTCCCGACGAAGGCACGCTGGCTTTCGTCAGGGCCTCACTCTCGTTCTAG